A window from Aquabacterium sp. NJ1 encodes these proteins:
- a CDS encoding efflux RND transporter periplasmic adaptor subunit, whose amino-acid sequence MTAPAGAWGQVIKASVPPSSAMSANALDKREIRAQLMPRRYTTLAAEIGAKVKQLPVVEGARFKAGDKLVGFDCALQQTQLSKAQAAQDAADKTWKANQRLADLNAVGKVELDVSQAELAKARAEVASYMVMLSKCSITAPFSGRVAEQKVREQQFVQAGQPLLDIIDDSALELEFIVPSKWLVWLKPQQRFQVLIDETGKTYPAKVQRIGARVDPVSQSIKLSAVVDGRFQELIAGMSGRVLVTPPSGP is encoded by the coding sequence GTGACAGCACCCGCCGGTGCATGGGGCCAAGTCATCAAGGCCAGCGTGCCACCCTCCTCGGCCATGTCGGCCAATGCGCTGGACAAGCGCGAGATCCGGGCCCAGTTGATGCCGCGCCGCTACACCACGCTGGCCGCCGAGATCGGGGCCAAGGTCAAGCAGCTGCCCGTGGTGGAAGGCGCCCGCTTCAAGGCTGGCGACAAGCTCGTTGGCTTCGACTGCGCCTTGCAGCAGACCCAGCTGAGCAAGGCCCAGGCCGCGCAAGATGCGGCAGACAAGACCTGGAAGGCCAATCAGCGCCTGGCCGATCTCAACGCGGTCGGCAAGGTCGAGCTGGATGTGTCTCAGGCCGAGCTGGCCAAGGCGCGCGCCGAGGTGGCGTCCTACATGGTGATGCTGTCGAAGTGCAGCATCACGGCGCCCTTCTCGGGCCGCGTGGCCGAGCAGAAGGTGCGCGAGCAACAGTTCGTGCAAGCGGGCCAGCCCTTGCTGGACATCATCGATGACAGCGCGCTGGAGCTCGAGTTCATCGTGCCCAGCAAGTGGCTGGTGTGGCTCAAGCCCCAGCAGCGCTTTCAGGTGCTCATCGACGAAACCGGCAAGACCTACCCCGCCAAGGTACAGCGCATCGGTGCCCGAGTCGACCCGGTGAGCCAGTCGATCAAGCTGTCGGCCGTCGTGGATGGCCGCTTTCAGGAACTCATCGCGGGCATGAGCGGAAGGGTGTTGGTGACACCGCCGAGCGGCCCCTGA
- a CDS encoding TolC family protein: MLAPFQRLSWVLATACAIALLGGCASLKPEPLTTAEIKQAAAADRQQMQQGIEPLKGPLTLDEAIARALKYNLNRRVQMMAEAVAQGQFDAGQYDMLPKLVASAGYRDRNKDLITRSTDSVTGQPSLANPFISSDRSATTTGLTFTWSLLDFGQSYYASRQNADRVLVATEQRRKAMHTLIQDVRTAFWRTAGAQKLRDSVRSTIADSEDALNDARKVSNERVRNPQEPLRYQRQLLENLRLLETIEQELSTAQIELASLVNLPLGQAITVTEPDENADRALLDMPVEQMEEQAIVHNADLRMSLYNARIARLETRRAMLKMFPGISFSYSVNNSNDSYLINQNWNEAGAQISFNLLGLFAAPSQMRLADAGVALAEQQRMATQMALMTQLHVARLQYGNAVLQFERADAIWKVDKEIASQVALREQAQTQTKLDRVSNNTAAIVSQLRRYQALAQMQAAAGRLQATLGLEPQVPDGRQLSLDELTLKVSAALTPPAEPDQLHASGADAH; this comes from the coding sequence ATGTTGGCCCCATTTCAACGCCTGTCATGGGTCTTGGCCACTGCCTGCGCCATTGCGCTGCTCGGCGGTTGCGCCTCGCTCAAGCCCGAACCACTGACCACCGCTGAGATCAAGCAAGCGGCCGCCGCGGACCGTCAGCAGATGCAGCAAGGCATCGAGCCCTTGAAAGGCCCGCTGACGCTGGACGAAGCCATTGCGCGTGCGCTGAAGTACAACCTGAACCGGCGCGTGCAGATGATGGCCGAGGCGGTCGCCCAAGGGCAGTTCGATGCCGGCCAGTACGACATGCTGCCCAAGCTGGTGGCCTCTGCGGGTTACCGCGACCGCAACAAGGACCTCATCACCCGCAGCACGGACTCCGTGACCGGGCAGCCCTCGCTGGCCAACCCCTTCATCTCCAGTGACCGATCGGCCACCACCACGGGCCTGACCTTCACATGGAGCCTGCTGGACTTCGGGCAAAGCTATTACGCCAGCAGACAGAACGCCGACCGCGTGCTGGTGGCCACCGAACAGCGCCGCAAGGCCATGCACACCCTGATCCAGGACGTGCGCACCGCTTTCTGGCGCACGGCCGGTGCCCAGAAGCTGCGTGACAGCGTGCGCAGCACCATTGCCGATAGCGAAGATGCCCTCAACGATGCGCGCAAGGTCAGCAATGAACGGGTGCGCAACCCACAGGAGCCGCTGCGCTACCAGCGCCAATTGCTGGAGAACCTGCGCCTGCTGGAAACCATCGAGCAGGAGTTGTCGACCGCGCAGATCGAGCTGGCCTCGCTGGTGAACCTGCCCCTGGGCCAAGCCATCACGGTGACCGAGCCGGATGAAAATGCCGACCGCGCCCTGCTGGACATGCCCGTGGAGCAGATGGAAGAACAAGCCATCGTCCACAACGCGGACCTGCGCATGTCGCTCTACAACGCCCGCATCGCCCGCCTGGAGACACGCCGCGCCATGCTCAAGATGTTCCCGGGCATCTCCTTCAGCTACAGCGTCAACAACAGCAACGACAGCTACCTGATCAACCAGAACTGGAACGAGGCCGGCGCGCAGATCTCCTTCAACCTGCTGGGCCTGTTTGCGGCCCCCTCGCAGATGCGCCTGGCGGACGCCGGTGTGGCACTCGCCGAGCAGCAGCGCATGGCCACGCAGATGGCTTTGATGACCCAGTTGCATGTGGCCAGGCTGCAGTACGGCAACGCCGTACTGCAATTCGAACGGGCAGACGCCATCTGGAAGGTGGACAAGGAGATCGCCAGCCAGGTGGCCCTGCGTGAACAAGCGCAAACCCAGACCAAGCTGGACCGGGTGAGCAACAACACGGCCGCCATCGTGAGCCAGTTGCGCCGCTACCAGGCCCTGGCCCAGATGCAAGCAGCCGCCGGTCGCCTGCAGGCCACCTTGGGCCTGGAACCACAAGTGCCAGATGGGCGGCAACTGTCGCTGGACGAGCTGACCCTCAAGGTATCGGCGGCGCTCACCCCACCGGCCGAGCCAGACCAGCTCCACGCCTCCGGTGCGGATGCACATTGA
- a CDS encoding ATP-binding cassette domain-containing protein, whose translation MAVLTLSDACLAFGHVALLDHTAFSLETGERVGLIGRNGTGKSSLLKIMAGLEKPDDGQLQIQSGIEVSYVPQEPSFSEGATVFSTVSEGLADVKAARERFEAHAEGDDLDALMTFIEARNGWNWEQRVDETLQRLHLDANLPIDGLSGGTKKRVALARSLVASPDVLLLDEPTNHLDLDAITWLEELLVAFKGSIVLISHDRAFLDNVCTRIVELDRGILRSYPGNFAAYVTLKEQQLADEALANARFDKLLAQEEVWIRKGVEARRTRSVARIKRLEDLRSARASRRDVVGRARMEVSQGDRSGKIVAELDNVSKSYNGRAVVKGFTGTILRGDKVGLVGPNGAGKTTLLKMILGELAPDSGTVKQGANLNVAYFDQMRDNLNLDATLADFISPGSEWIEINGSRKHVMGYLQDFLFSPARANSPVRTLSGGERNRLLLARLFAKPSNVLVLDEPTNDLDIDTLDLLEDLLDEYPGTVFLVSHDRRFLDNVVTSTLVAEGDGAWREYEGGVEDWLIQSRRAKAISAGKPGAATIATSSKQAPEANTRTPVAVAADTAAPVAPAAPVVAQPKRKLSYKEQRELEELPARIEALETEQAELNKQLADPDIYRKEGANVAAMHARVEVIDEELMTLLERWERLSA comes from the coding sequence ATGGCTGTTTTGACCCTGAGCGACGCCTGCCTGGCTTTTGGCCACGTCGCCCTGCTTGACCACACTGCGTTCTCGCTGGAAACCGGCGAGCGTGTCGGCCTGATCGGCCGCAATGGCACGGGCAAGTCCTCGCTGCTCAAGATCATGGCCGGCCTGGAAAAGCCCGATGACGGGCAGTTGCAGATTCAGAGCGGCATCGAGGTGTCCTACGTGCCGCAGGAGCCCAGCTTTTCAGAGGGCGCAACGGTGTTCAGCACCGTCAGTGAAGGCCTGGCCGACGTCAAGGCCGCACGCGAACGTTTCGAGGCCCACGCCGAAGGCGATGACCTGGATGCGCTGATGACCTTCATCGAAGCGCGAAATGGCTGGAACTGGGAGCAACGCGTCGACGAGACCCTGCAGCGCCTGCACCTGGACGCCAACCTGCCGATCGATGGCCTGTCGGGCGGCACCAAGAAACGCGTGGCCCTGGCCCGCTCGCTGGTGGCCAGCCCCGATGTGCTGCTGCTGGACGAACCCACCAACCACCTGGACCTGGACGCCATCACCTGGCTGGAAGAACTGCTGGTGGCCTTCAAAGGCAGCATCGTGCTGATCTCGCACGACCGAGCCTTCCTGGACAACGTCTGCACCCGCATCGTGGAGCTGGACCGCGGCATCCTGCGCTCGTATCCCGGCAACTTCGCGGCCTACGTCACACTCAAAGAGCAGCAACTGGCCGACGAGGCCCTGGCCAACGCACGCTTCGACAAGCTGCTGGCGCAAGAGGAAGTCTGGATCCGCAAGGGTGTGGAAGCCCGCCGCACGCGCTCGGTGGCCCGCATCAAGCGCCTGGAAGACCTGCGCAGTGCCCGCGCATCCCGCCGAGATGTGGTGGGCCGCGCCAGGATGGAAGTCTCGCAAGGCGACCGCAGCGGCAAGATCGTGGCCGAGCTCGACAACGTCAGCAAGAGCTACAACGGCCGCGCCGTGGTCAAGGGCTTCACGGGCACCATCCTGCGTGGTGACAAGGTCGGCCTGGTCGGCCCCAATGGTGCGGGCAAGACCACGCTGCTCAAGATGATCCTGGGCGAGCTGGCGCCTGACAGCGGCACCGTCAAACAAGGCGCCAACCTGAACGTCGCCTACTTCGACCAGATGCGCGACAACCTCAACCTGGACGCCACCCTGGCCGACTTCATCAGCCCGGGCAGCGAGTGGATCGAGATCAACGGCTCGCGCAAGCATGTGATGGGCTACCTGCAGGACTTCCTGTTCTCGCCGGCCCGCGCCAATTCGCCCGTGCGCACCTTGAGCGGCGGTGAGCGCAACCGCCTGCTGCTGGCGCGCCTGTTCGCCAAGCCCTCCAATGTGCTGGTGCTCGACGAGCCCACCAACGACCTGGACATCGACACGCTCGACCTGCTGGAAGACCTGCTGGACGAGTACCCCGGCACAGTGTTCCTGGTCAGCCATGACCGGCGCTTCCTGGACAACGTGGTCACCAGCACGCTGGTGGCCGAGGGCGATGGCGCCTGGCGCGAATACGAAGGCGGCGTGGAAGACTGGCTGATCCAGTCACGCCGCGCCAAGGCCATCTCGGCCGGCAAGCCGGGTGCGGCCACCATTGCCACCTCCAGCAAACAAGCACCGGAAGCGAACACGCGCACGCCGGTGGCCGTGGCAGCAGACACGGCAGCGCCTGTGGCACCCGCAGCACCCGTGGTGGCCCAGCCCAAGCGCAAGCTCAGCTACAAGGAGCAGCGCGAGCTTGAGGAACTGCCCGCACGCATTGAGGCCCTGGAGACCGAACAGGCCGAGCTCAACAAGCAACTGGCCGACCCGGACATCTACCGCAAGGAAGGCGCCAACGTGGCCGCCATGCATGCACGCGTGGAGGTCATCGACGAAGAACTGATGACGCTGCTGGAGCGCTGGGAACGGCTGTCGGCTTGA
- a CDS encoding sensor histidine kinase, translating into MLVWKYLRWALRSALWLWLASVWFWPGLAAAAPLALPGHAPQDAQAWPPVRVADGQITTLREAGVLPGSEVAPGPQAAWRTVTLPHIWRETHAAYQGTMWYRFRVNMVRAPDTLWAVYLPRAVMNAQVWVNGVPMAYTGSMSPPVTRNWYVPLLVQVPASVWHEGDNVIHVKVVGGFMSRDGLAPVKVGPLSLLEPPYKTRLFLQVDGAYFANTAVLALGAFMMIAWMRDRGQVAIGFQGASAVLWGVGNGAYLAAHPFLSDVFWAPLSITCMVWSALAMSLFFRRFVGRRSRAVEQGILALMLVTPLWAWASTSTHAVALGYGLAYLVFMVCMVQAIHGVIKSRRRDGGWLLGGCVLLVPAAAHDVAFQVNLLPFDAIYTLPFVSPIMMSCIFYVLAGDYARSRRALNRLNGSLAETLVQRESALRESFARLAELERAQAVSAERSRILRDMHDGVGAHLTSALRQLQSPRENQVDLGLVTQTLRDSLDQLKLSIDALSLQAGDVVGLLASLRFRITPRLKASGLELVWDVADLPPWPQGHAPALRQLQYILFEGLSNVLQHSGATRLTLSARAMPDGLEVSLIDNGRGWSGEGEGHGLQAMRARASVIGARIAFLARPEGGAELRVSLPLQPDPALDLSSSP; encoded by the coding sequence ATGTTGGTTTGGAAGTACCTGCGTTGGGCGCTGCGCTCGGCATTGTGGCTATGGCTGGCGAGCGTGTGGTTCTGGCCGGGCCTGGCTGCTGCCGCCCCGCTGGCCTTGCCCGGTCATGCACCGCAGGACGCCCAAGCCTGGCCACCGGTGAGGGTGGCGGACGGGCAGATCACCACACTGCGTGAGGCCGGCGTGCTGCCCGGCAGCGAAGTGGCGCCAGGGCCCCAGGCGGCCTGGCGCACGGTGACCTTGCCACACATCTGGCGCGAGACGCACGCGGCTTACCAGGGCACCATGTGGTACCGCTTTCGCGTGAACATGGTGCGTGCGCCCGATACGTTGTGGGCCGTCTACCTGCCTCGTGCCGTGATGAACGCGCAAGTCTGGGTCAATGGGGTGCCCATGGCCTATACCGGGTCCATGAGCCCACCGGTGACGCGCAACTGGTATGTGCCTTTGCTGGTGCAGGTGCCGGCTTCGGTCTGGCACGAGGGTGACAACGTCATCCATGTCAAGGTGGTCGGCGGGTTCATGAGCCGCGATGGCCTGGCGCCCGTGAAGGTCGGCCCCTTGTCCCTGCTGGAGCCACCCTACAAGACGCGCCTGTTTCTGCAGGTCGACGGCGCTTACTTTGCCAACACCGCGGTGCTGGCCCTGGGGGCCTTCATGATGATCGCCTGGATGCGTGATCGTGGGCAGGTCGCGATCGGCTTTCAGGGGGCCTCCGCCGTGTTGTGGGGCGTGGGCAATGGCGCTTACCTGGCGGCGCACCCATTTTTGAGCGACGTGTTCTGGGCACCGTTGTCGATCACGTGCATGGTGTGGTCGGCGCTGGCCATGTCGCTGTTCTTTCGGCGCTTTGTCGGCCGGCGCTCGCGTGCGGTCGAGCAGGGCATCCTGGCTTTGATGCTGGTGACGCCTTTGTGGGCGTGGGCCAGCACGTCCACCCATGCGGTCGCATTGGGTTATGGCCTGGCTTACCTTGTCTTCATGGTCTGCATGGTCCAGGCCATCCATGGCGTGATCAAGTCCAGGCGCCGTGATGGGGGCTGGCTGCTGGGCGGTTGTGTGCTGCTCGTGCCCGCCGCGGCGCACGATGTGGCCTTTCAGGTCAACCTGCTGCCGTTTGATGCCATCTACACGCTGCCCTTCGTGAGCCCGATCATGATGTCGTGCATCTTCTACGTGCTGGCGGGTGACTACGCCCGCTCGCGTCGTGCGCTCAACCGGCTCAATGGCAGCCTGGCGGAGACGCTGGTCCAGCGTGAGTCGGCCTTGCGCGAGAGCTTTGCGCGCCTGGCCGAGCTGGAGCGCGCGCAGGCGGTGTCGGCCGAGCGCAGCCGCATCCTGCGTGACATGCACGATGGCGTGGGGGCGCACCTGACCTCGGCCTTGAGGCAGTTGCAGTCACCCCGAGAAAACCAGGTGGACCTGGGCCTGGTGACCCAGACGCTGCGCGACTCGCTGGACCAGCTCAAACTGTCCATCGATGCCTTGTCTCTGCAAGCCGGTGATGTGGTCGGCTTGCTGGCCAGCTTGCGCTTTCGCATCACGCCACGCCTGAAGGCCTCCGGGCTGGAACTGGTGTGGGACGTGGCCGACCTGCCGCCCTGGCCGCAAGGCCACGCACCGGCCTTGCGCCAACTCCAGTACATCCTGTTCGAAGGCTTGTCCAACGTGCTGCAGCACTCCGGGGCCACGCGCCTGACCTTGTCGGCCCGTGCCATGCCGGATGGCCTGGAAGTCAGCCTGATCGACAACGGGCGAGGCTGGAGCGGCGAGGGCGAGGGCCATGGCCTGCAGGCCATGCGGGCCAGGGCCAGCGTGATCGGGGCTCGCATCGCTTTTCTGGCGCGCCCGGAAGGTGGTGCGGAGTTGCGCGTGAGCCTGCCGCTGCAGCCTGATCCCGCGCTTGATTTATCCTCATCACCATGA
- a CDS encoding response regulator transcription factor → MSSLAAQEVWRVVLVEDNQATRTFLETCVKGHAQLRLAASFATLAPALAWFAEQGADLLLVDLGLPDGSGLDLMRDVRQQWPQCDMLVVSMFGDEENVLASIEAGAVGYVHKDDEAADIADTLLAVKRGASPISPMIARHLLRRMQPAAQEARRAEPAVAAPEPVSTEPDSPIVLSRREQEVLEFIARGFSYAEIARQQGITVHTVQTYIKKLYGKLAVHSRSEAVYEANRLGLLNNFGSQFKSQV, encoded by the coding sequence ATGAGTTCATTGGCAGCACAAGAAGTCTGGCGCGTGGTGCTGGTTGAAGACAACCAGGCCACACGGACCTTCCTCGAAACTTGCGTGAAAGGGCATGCCCAGTTGCGTCTGGCCGCGTCTTTTGCCACCTTGGCGCCGGCGCTTGCCTGGTTTGCCGAACAAGGCGCAGACCTGTTGCTGGTCGATCTGGGCCTGCCCGATGGCAGCGGCCTGGACTTGATGCGCGATGTGCGCCAGCAATGGCCGCAGTGCGACATGCTGGTGGTCTCGATGTTCGGCGACGAGGAAAACGTGCTGGCCAGCATCGAAGCCGGCGCCGTGGGCTATGTGCACAAGGACGACGAGGCCGCCGACATTGCCGACACGCTGCTGGCGGTCAAGCGTGGTGCGTCGCCCATCTCGCCCATGATCGCGCGGCATCTCTTGCGGCGCATGCAGCCGGCTGCGCAGGAGGCCAGGCGTGCCGAGCCTGCCGTGGCGGCACCGGAACCTGTCAGCACCGAGCCGGATTCACCCATCGTGCTCAGCCGCCGCGAGCAGGAGGTGCTGGAGTTCATCGCGCGTGGCTTCTCGTACGCCGAGATCGCCCGCCAGCAAGGCATCACCGTGCACACGGTGCAGACCTACATCAAGAAGCTCTACGGCAAGCTGGCCGTGCACTCGCGCAGCGAGGCGGTGTACGAGGCCAATCGTCTCGGCCTGCTCAACAACTTCGGCAGCCAGTTCAAGTCACAGGTTTGA
- the gshB gene encoding glutathione synthase yields MKLLFVADPLHTFKTYKDSTFAMMREAASRGHELWACEPQDIVWQRGGQVQAQSRRISLTGDEHDWFEELEAAEITLTSMDAVLMRKDPPFDAEYLYTTHLLTQAEREGAKVFNKPQALREHPEKLAILEFPLYIAPTLVTRSIEAVRAFHATHQDIILKPLDGMGGMGIFRVKDDGLNLGSIAETLTKDGQQTIMVQKFLPAIAQGDKRVLVIDGEPVPYALARIPQGGEVRGNLAAGGKGVAQPLSESDWAIARHLGPILAARGLMLVGLDIIGEQLTEINVTSPTCFQEITQQTGWDVAKRFIDALEARVQA; encoded by the coding sequence ATGAAGCTCCTCTTCGTCGCCGACCCGCTGCACACCTTCAAGACCTACAAGGACAGCACCTTCGCGATGATGCGCGAGGCGGCCTCCCGCGGCCACGAGCTGTGGGCTTGCGAGCCCCAGGACATCGTGTGGCAACGTGGTGGCCAGGTGCAGGCGCAATCCCGCCGCATCAGCCTGACGGGCGACGAACACGACTGGTTCGAAGAGCTGGAAGCCGCCGAGATCACGCTGACCAGCATGGACGCGGTGCTGATGCGCAAGGACCCGCCGTTCGACGCGGAATACCTCTACACCACCCACCTGCTCACGCAAGCTGAGCGAGAAGGCGCCAAGGTGTTCAACAAGCCGCAGGCCCTGCGTGAGCACCCGGAGAAGCTGGCCATCCTCGAATTTCCGCTTTACATCGCGCCCACGCTGGTCACGCGCAGTATCGAGGCGGTGCGAGCCTTTCATGCCACGCACCAGGACATCATCCTCAAGCCTCTGGACGGCATGGGCGGCATGGGCATCTTCCGCGTGAAGGACGACGGCCTGAACCTGGGCAGCATCGCCGAGACCCTGACCAAGGACGGCCAGCAGACCATCATGGTGCAGAAGTTCCTGCCCGCCATCGCACAGGGCGACAAGCGCGTGCTGGTGATCGACGGCGAGCCGGTGCCTTACGCGCTGGCCCGCATCCCGCAAGGCGGTGAAGTGCGCGGCAACCTGGCGGCCGGTGGCAAGGGCGTGGCCCAGCCGCTGAGCGAGTCGGATTGGGCCATTGCTCGCCACCTGGGGCCCATCCTGGCGGCACGCGGCCTGATGCTGGTGGGCCTGGACATCATTGGCGAGCAGCTCACCGAGATCAACGTGACCAGCCCGACCTGCTTTCAGGAGATCACGCAGCAAACAGGTTGGGATGTGGCCAAGCGCTTCATCGACGCGCTGGAGGCACGCGTGCAGGCGTGA
- a CDS encoding benzoate/H(+) symporter BenE family transporter, whose translation MLRDLSPAAVSAGFVATLVGFTSTIALIFHAARSLGATPDQVSSWVLALGLGMGLTTIGLSLWTRAPILITWSTPGAAVIASAATGVSLGEATGAFLVCGVLMLLCGVTRWFERIMDRIPVALASALLAGILAKFALMAFAGATTHPTLVVAMLLTYLVGKRWWPRYAVLGVLLLGSGLAAAQGLLNTQVLTLSWAKPVWVTPQWSWHAVIGMGLPLFIVTMASQAVPGISAIRVSGYAAPVSPLMSWSGVATILLAPFGGYTFNLAAITAAIVLNPHAHADKTKRYTAAVMGGLFYIVMGLLGGAVAGLLNAFPAALIMGVAGLALLGTIANGLAAALREDRFREAALITFLVTLSGVTILGVGSAFWGLVAGTLTLFVENFHHRPANDTDSP comes from the coding sequence CCAGGTGAGTTCCTGGGTGCTGGCCCTTGGGCTCGGCATGGGCCTGACCACCATTGGCCTGTCGCTGTGGACGCGCGCGCCCATCCTGATCACCTGGTCTACGCCCGGTGCGGCCGTGATCGCCAGTGCGGCAACCGGCGTCTCGCTGGGTGAGGCCACCGGGGCCTTCCTGGTGTGCGGCGTGCTGATGCTGCTGTGCGGCGTGACGCGCTGGTTCGAGCGCATCATGGACCGCATCCCCGTGGCGCTGGCATCGGCCCTGCTGGCGGGCATCCTGGCCAAGTTCGCCTTGATGGCGTTTGCGGGTGCCACCACCCATCCCACGCTGGTGGTGGCCATGCTGCTCACCTATCTGGTGGGCAAGCGCTGGTGGCCACGTTATGCCGTGCTGGGCGTGTTGCTGCTGGGTTCGGGCCTGGCTGCAGCGCAGGGCCTGCTCAACACCCAGGTGCTCACGCTGAGCTGGGCCAAGCCGGTGTGGGTCACGCCGCAGTGGTCCTGGCATGCCGTGATCGGCATGGGGCTGCCTTTGTTCATCGTGACCATGGCCTCGCAGGCGGTGCCGGGTATCTCGGCGATCCGGGTATCGGGTTACGCGGCACCGGTGTCGCCGTTGATGAGCTGGTCCGGCGTGGCCACCATCCTGCTGGCACCGTTCGGGGGCTACACCTTCAACCTGGCCGCCATCACCGCGGCCATCGTGCTCAACCCACATGCCCACGCGGACAAAACCAAGCGGTATACCGCGGCCGTGATGGGCGGGCTGTTCTACATCGTGATGGGTTTGCTGGGCGGGGCGGTGGCCGGCCTGCTCAATGCCTTCCCGGCCGCCTTGATCATGGGCGTGGCGGGCCTGGCCTTGCTAGGCACCATTGCCAACGGGCTGGCCGCCGCCCTGCGCGAAGACCGTTTCCGTGAAGCGGCGCTTATCACGTTTCTGGTGACGCTGTCGGGCGTGACCATATTGGGCGTGGGCTCGGCCTTCTGGGGGCTGGTGGCTGGCACGCTCACGCTGTTCGTGGAAAACTTCCACCATCGCCCTGCCAACGACACCGACTCACCATGA